The Bacteriovorax sp. Seq25_V genome window below encodes:
- a CDS encoding response regulator — protein MKLKPSLKILVIDDCPDTRSLIKNILERRGFTRVQVAPDAFRALSIMQDSYQHFDPVELVLADWQMPRLSGIDLLSKMKIDARFKETIFIMVSSDRDSNHVMSAINSGVDSYVIKPVNPNTLFNKISTAVRHSSRTN, from the coding sequence ATGAAGCTTAAACCTTCACTTAAAATTTTGGTGATTGATGACTGTCCGGATACACGATCACTGATAAAGAATATACTGGAGAGACGTGGCTTTACGAGGGTTCAGGTAGCCCCTGATGCATTTCGTGCGCTCTCGATTATGCAGGATTCTTACCAGCATTTCGATCCGGTTGAGCTTGTTCTTGCCGACTGGCAGATGCCGAGACTTTCAGGAATCGATCTTCTATCCAAAATGAAAATTGATGCGCGCTTTAAGGAAACTATTTTTATTATGGTTTCTTCCGACCGTGACTCTAATCATGTAATGAGTGCAATCAATTCTGGTGTTGATAGCTATGTGATCAAGCCAGTAAACCCGAATACACTTTTTAATAAAATCTCAACTGCGGTCAGACATTCGAGCCGAACAAATTAG
- a CDS encoding response regulator, translating into MMSFTRPYRIVLIDDDPEMLNLMWKQLSSVSEADISISAFSNPDEAMSFIRSHLVHIVITDIHLEFTSGADVISNCINLQRGLQIIGVTADTSIMTAIECFNRGAKYLLTKPLPKGQLIKIVSKCISFLNDWHEILADRLHSDEVEVEMEKKVS; encoded by the coding sequence ATGATGAGTTTCACCAGGCCTTATAGGATTGTTTTGATTGATGATGACCCGGAGATGCTCAATCTTATGTGGAAACAACTTTCGAGTGTATCGGAAGCTGATATTTCCATCTCTGCTTTTAGCAATCCCGATGAGGCGATGAGTTTTATTCGCTCACATCTTGTTCATATTGTTATCACTGATATTCATCTTGAATTTACAAGTGGTGCTGATGTGATTTCAAATTGTATCAACCTTCAGCGTGGACTCCAAATTATAGGTGTTACTGCTGATACATCGATAATGACTGCAATCGAGTGTTTTAATCGTGGCGCAAAATATTTACTGACTAAGCCATTGCCAAAGGGGCAGCTAATTAAGATCGTTTCTAAGTGCATCTCATTTTTAAATGACTGGCACGAAATACTTGCGGATAGATTACATAGTGATGAAGTAGAAGTTGAGATGGAGAAGAAAGTTTCTTAA
- a CDS encoding tRNA-dihydrouridine synthase family protein, translated as MTTYLNNHINFPIVLAPMVGLSHVALRETLLEYIPENFQTFWTTEMLNSRKLPSQDLSIQPQTLKHERDHNLWPQILCNEESAIRDSIPVLENWGAKAIDINMGCPVRKALKHNYGVSLMGDIDYASEVVLLASKYATVPISVKLRAGLQKDETFLLRFCEALIKNGANWLTLHPRTAEEKRKGEADWKQIKLLKDNFDIPIIGNGDIQCFHDIESLFERTQCDAVMIGRAFTAKPWLFLEYARSKGIKLSSWQESQLPDSPEAQAKAYGEFLKIFVSNCFKHFSDKDAIKRILFMVRVGHVWLNFGHSLSKKLQKISDLQSTLEIIETFFMNQDLTMYDRTNLRY; from the coding sequence ATGACAACATATCTTAATAATCATATTAACTTTCCGATCGTTCTCGCCCCGATGGTAGGCCTCTCCCATGTCGCCCTCCGCGAAACCCTATTAGAATACATTCCAGAAAATTTTCAAACTTTTTGGACGACGGAAATGCTTAACTCGCGAAAACTTCCTTCACAGGATTTAAGCATTCAACCACAAACTCTAAAGCATGAAAGAGACCATAACTTGTGGCCGCAAATTCTTTGTAATGAAGAGAGCGCAATAAGGGACTCAATACCAGTTTTAGAAAACTGGGGCGCCAAGGCGATTGATATCAATATGGGTTGTCCTGTTAGAAAGGCATTAAAACATAATTATGGCGTCTCTTTGATGGGAGATATCGATTACGCGAGTGAGGTCGTTCTTCTGGCGAGTAAATATGCGACAGTACCAATCTCAGTCAAGCTTCGGGCCGGACTTCAAAAAGATGAAACTTTTCTACTACGCTTTTGTGAAGCACTAATAAAGAATGGCGCAAATTGGTTAACTCTCCACCCAAGAACGGCAGAAGAAAAACGAAAGGGCGAAGCTGACTGGAAACAAATTAAACTTTTAAAAGATAACTTTGATATTCCAATTATCGGTAATGGTGATATTCAATGCTTTCATGATATTGAAAGTCTTTTTGAAAGAACTCAATGTGATGCTGTGATGATTGGCCGTGCTTTCACAGCAAAACCTTGGTTATTTCTCGAATACGCAAGATCCAAAGGCATCAAACTGTCTTCGTGGCAAGAATCACAACTGCCTGATTCACCAGAGGCACAAGCGAAGGCCTATGGTGAATTTTTAAAAATCTTTGTTTCGAATTGCTTTAAACATTTTAGCGATAAAGATGCGATCAAGAGAATCCTCTTTATGGTGCGTGTGGGTCATGTATGGCTAAACTTCGGACACTCTCTTTCAAAGAAACTTCAAAAGATTTCAGATCTTCAATCAACTCTTGAAATTATTGAAACATTTTTTATGAACCAAGACCTCACGATGTATGATCGCACGAACCTCAGGTATTAA
- a CDS encoding MerC domain-containing protein, with protein MSTNAKDTEITDKAGIIFSALCCIHCMAIPFLIMFAPAIGQYFENPLIHMIGMGLVIPLGLYTFISKLKVHSDKRPLYIGIVGMLFLISGHLFHTFLGNELAEVIEIASSIIGGGSLIAAHVLNIKLCRCHTCHH; from the coding sequence ATGAGTACAAACGCAAAGGATACAGAAATAACAGATAAAGCGGGAATTATTTTTTCGGCCCTATGTTGTATTCACTGTATGGCGATTCCGTTTCTTATCATGTTTGCTCCTGCAATTGGCCAGTACTTTGAAAATCCTTTAATTCATATGATCGGGATGGGTCTTGTGATTCCTCTTGGTCTTTATACTTTTATTTCAAAATTAAAAGTTCACTCAGACAAGAGACCTCTTTATATCGGTATTGTGGGAATGCTTTTTCTAATTAGCGGCCACCTCTTTCACACATTTCTTGGAAATGAGCTTGCTGAAGTTATTGAGATAGCTTCTTCTATTATCGGTGGTGGATCACTAATCGCTGCACACGTTCTTAATATTAAGCTTTGTCGTTGCCATACTTGTCATCACTAA